In Oryctolagus cuniculus chromosome 18, mOryCun1.1, whole genome shotgun sequence, the DNA window TTTTTTGAATGAGAAATAGAATTCTGAAAATTCTAGGTACTCTAAAGGCTTCTACTGGCCTCAGTCTTGAGAGTCAGAGATTGCCACTGCCTTTTGACATCTGTAGGCAGCATTGTTCCCCTTTCCACACAAATGAAAAGTCTTGTTGCCAGTGCTAGAATCCTCTTTTGGcagcttgtgtgtgtttgtgtgtggtggggggtgcTTGAGGTctcttgaaaaacaaaagcaaacaccaTTCCAGTGGCAATAACCTAGTGCTCTTGTCCTTTGAAGTCAGAGACCCAGTCAGGAGACAGGTGCACCTTACCTCAGACCTGGTATATGGATGTGTGATTTAACTATGATTTTTATTGCCACAGAGAACAGCCTTTTCCAACATATTTTACCCTATTCCCTAGTAAATGCCTTTTCCAACTTATTTTGTGGTCTTCCCTTGGTGACCACATTTTATGACTTAAAAGACAGGATAAAACATCAAGAGAGTaggaataaattcattttttttctttacggCCTGTATGCAGTGACCTAGAGGCATTTCTATCTTCTTGTGAGCCCTTGGCTTCTTATAACACTAAAGGTCTTAGGTTAACAGAGATCTTATGTGTCACCCAGGACATTGCTTTCCCAAATGTTGAATGAGTACAGTTGGTTAAATAGGAGATGATTTTAGGTGGTACATGGACAAcatgaaataacccaatcagccaGTTGTAAAGACCCCTTATCTGCTTTCAAACTTTCTGATTATATCAGATAGAAAGTGTCGTTTTGATGTTAGCATGTCTCTGTGTCTTGCTGATCTTCCCTTTAAGCAAAGAGTACAAACCCCAAGCCTTGAGCCTTAACTAGGCAGCAGAAGCCAGCTAGCACTTAACAACCTTAGTTTCAGTTGTATATATTGTTATGTTTATTGTCTGTTTTGCAGTTGGTATTAATTTCCATTTATAGAGTTGATCTGAAGCTTCCatttaaaatttgcatatttAAGTTAAAAGGAGAAGTgatctaaagaaaaatattaaataactacCACTATAAATGACATAGCTAAAACCAAAGTACAGGGTCATTCATTAATTGTCAGCTAATTCATGATGTGACAAGTCTGGTTATAGGTATTGGAGTAACAAAGTAAATGAGAATTCCAAGTCTCGTCTCATAGATGTTATATTccagtggggagagacagaaaataagcaagtAATAAAGTGTGTTCAAATGATTGCAATTTAGGAGATAAGGAGCTAAGGGAGCAGGAAGAGCAGCTTTTTAAGACAAAGAGGGAATGGAGGTTATCACAAGGGGGAAAATCTTCACTTTTTGAGCCGCCACATCAAATTTCCCTTTGCTGAAGAAGAGTACATTGCTCTCTAAGTCCctcttttttagttttcattcaaTAACAGGTTTTCAACCTCGGTACTGTTGACATTTGGAGCCAGATAGACTGCACGATAAACTGCATCACTGCCTCCACCCTCCAGAGGCCAGGAGCACCTTCTTTTCTCCCTTGGTGGTGACAACCAAAGATATCTACGTACATTGTTAACATGCCACTTGAGGGATAAGGTTGTTGAGAGCCATTGCTTTATAAATTTGGAAATACGCTTCATTTGACTCTTGGCGAGTTTGCTCTTTTCTTATTATCCTAAAGTCTTTAGGACCCGGTTTTAAGTTGCTGATCCCCCAAGTTATGTCTGCTTTCTTCAACAGGGTACCAATTTGCTAAACCTTACATTATCTCATGCTTGGAGGAGGAAGAGTCATGCACAATTGAAGAAGGTAGCAATGCAGTGATAGAGGAAGAGTCACATGCAGTGGAAGAAGGCAGCAGTACAGTGAGATATCAAGGTGAGTAGTGAGAGGAAGCCTGTGGATATGGAATCAGGGGAAGGCAATACCTGTGCCCAGGGATATGCAAGGAGGAGTGCAAGATACACGGAGCATGCTACTAATATGCTCTTACTTCAGGGACTCTTTCTCTTGAACACCTTCTTAATCTCCTTTCCATGTCTTCCTACAGCATAAATTCCTCTCCTGTTTTGCACTAGGGAGGTCACTTTCCCTTTCTTTACTGTTCCAGTCCCttcatttatttgtctttctcCATGCAACTACTAATCATAGTTCTTTCCTCTTTAAATTAGACAAGCAAAAAGCCTGAGTGTGATAGTACTTCTTTTTCCTAATGCCTCCCATATTCGCTCACACCAGCTCCTCAGAATTACTGACATCCTTTCCTTtcatttcctccctccccttgTTAGCCTCTGCCATCTGGCTTCTATCACCCCACTTCTGCCAACATCTACACATACACACTTTGTTCTAAGACTTCCACAGAAGTGTTCTGCACCTACATCCTATGGCTCAAGAACAAGAACCTTCTAGTCTTTACCTTCTCCAAACTTTATGGCTGCAATCTGATAATGTTTAGCATTTTCATGAAATCTtctttaacaattatttttttatgtattcatctgagaggcagagagagagagagaaagagagagagagaacccatctactgattcactctccaaatgcccgggATGGTTGGggatggacaaaaaaaaaaaaaaaaaaaaaaacactgttcctcaacaatagagacaaggactgtaaacagtCTTCAAatttcaaatctcaaaatgtcaatttcactcctatgcattacattttcagtactctattagttaccacagaacaggtacaacatatggtatctgtctttttgggactggcttatttcactaagtataatggttcccagttgcatccattttattgcaaaagataggatgttttttactgctgagaagtattccataggatggagatatatatatatatatatatatatatatatagacatatataggtatatatatatagatagatagatcataatttcagttgatggacatctgggttgaatctatatcttagctattgtgcatggAGCTGCTGTGAACGTGGGGGAACAGATAACTTTCATCtggtgatttcattttgtttgggtaaattaccaggaaTGGATTGCTAGGTtaaatggtagatctattttcagatttctgaagtatctctagAAAGACCCTTATGACTATTATATGGAGAATGAGATTTAGGAGAACATTCAGAGAAACCACTTCACAAGGCTGTTGAAATCCATCAGGCTAAAGATGTTGAAGATATGCTATAACAGTACAATGGTCAGATTTCAGGTATTCTCTGAAAATGGAAGTATCAGAACATTCTGAAACATTGAATGTATGTTGGGGTGAGGAAAACAGAGGAGTCAGTTAGAACTGGGTTATTTCTTGGTCTTTCATTCTTGAATATTCTCTACCATGACCATTTCCTGAAAGATTTAATCCATTGTTATGGATCCAGCTGTCCCCCTTCTCCTGGTGACCTCCTAAGCTATACACTGGCTCTGCTGTTTCACCTATACTCTGCTCACATATTTCAGCTGTCTGCCAGGATTTGACCACTATGTTCATCACTGTCTCTTCCAAACCATAATCTTATACTTGCTTTCCTTGGCTGCAGTTTCTTTCCCACTTAGAGTTTAATTCTTAAAGAACAAATTTTTAACCAGCTTCTTACCACCCtcaaaagaaaattcagaaattgAAGTTCTTCCCATTCTGGCCTGAAATTTGCATCCCAGCCTCATTTGCCCCAGATCTTCTAGCTAAAATTCTGTGTTGCTAGATCCCTAGGATTGTCTACTTTGACAGTTCAGTGTCTTTGCTCACTCTGTTTTAAACAGTTACCACTACTTTGACCACTTACTGAGCTCAAATGCCATCATCTCCACTAATCTTTTCCTGTTCCTAAATAGAGTCTACTTCTCCAACTCTGCTGCTATAGTCATTTCCTAGATTACAGTCCTTTTTACAGACTTCTGATGGCTGTCTGGTCGGGCAGTGTCTTGCACAGCATAGACATTTAGTAAATGTTGAATTGAAGAGAATTAATTCATTGGCAGTGCAGATTTGGGTAAAATGAGATTAGGAGCcaagaaaaatagttaaaatagttttcctaaaaaaaaaaaaaaaagaaaagaaaacaggttcCGTGATAAAATGAATTTGACGAATGCATTCTGTGCCTTCCCTTTTTGGGATTCAGGGTACCTATTAAAGGTTCTGAAGATTCATTCCTACAGGAAACTAACTTGGTTTGTATCATATAGTGTGTCCCAAATTGACCTGACAATGGAAGCCCCTTCATGGTCAGAgctgttttttcaaaatattagtgATCTACCAAGAATAGAAACTAGAGGTAAGCCCCAATCCCAGGTCTTTCTTTGGTTGTGTCCTCATTCAGTGCCTCTGGTATCTTTGTCCACACAAAGTCCTCTTGAATggtcttttttctgtctctcccacagcCTGCCTTACCTACTGTTCTTGCCATATTTTTCCCTATTTCTCCTTAGAGTTCCATAAAATTCTCAAGCCTCCATAAGATCTGTCTGTTATCTTTGCTCTTTCTTTTTGTGTCTACTATAATGATGCATTTCTCTGAATAAAAAGAGTAGAggaaattttacatttcttttaggTTATGAGAAGAAACCTGAAACCAAAGAACTAATTCCAGAACAAAACCTAACTATAGAACAATCGTCATTGGCAGAAGTGGAGAATCCAGCAGTAGGTAACTTCTTGCATGAATGTCTAGAAGAGTCTTCCATTGATGATCCATCAGAATTGCACCAGCACAGACAGAAGAAAATTTTGATTCCTATAACAATGAGTGATCCCAAGATCCCTCAGGAAAGAAGCCAGAGCAGTGATGAATTTGAGAGAAGCTGTAACCGTATTGAGCAATCAGAGGATCTTCTAGAAAAGAATCCCCAAGAATGTACTACTCTTGGAATGTGTACCAGACCGCAGACAGTGAACAGACCCACATGTGATCTTTGCAAAAGAACCTTTACCACCCGAGGAGCCCTTGTGAGACACGAGCAGATCCATACTGGgaagaaaccctatgaatgtaaaCAATGTGGTGAGGCCTTCTATCTGATGCCACACCTCATCAGACATCAGAGGACTCATTTTGGTAGGAAGCGCTCTCAGTGCAGCGAAAGTAGAAAGTCTCTCATCCAGCATGGAAATGCCTGTGGACAAGTGAGAATTCATAGTCAAGAGGACTTCTATGAATGTTTTCAGTGTGGCAAAGCTTTTATTCAGAATGTGCATCTTTTTCAACATCTCAAAGCCCATGAGGCAGCAAAACCCGTTCCTTCTGAGTTTCCCTGCAACAAGACATATTTAATTCGCTATCAGCGGAAACATGACTATGTTGGAAAGAGAGCCTGCCAGTGTTGTCACTGTGGCAAAGCCTTCAGTCAGATTTCACATCTCATTCAGCATTATCGAATTCATGCTCAAGAGAAGCCTTACCAGTGTCAGCTGTGTGGAAAGTGTTTCAGTCTGCCCTCATACCTCACTCAACATTATCAACTCCATTTTCAAGAGAAACCCTCTGAGTGGAATGACTGTTGAAAACTCTTCAGTCAGAGAACACACTTTTCTCagtatctttggtttcatcctgGAGAAAGACCTGAGCATTCTGAGTTTGGGTAGCCCTCACACCTTAACAACCTAAAAATCCATTATggtgtgatttaaaaatattaaatgatatgTAAGACAGCCTTTTTGCAAGAGGGGATTCTGCACATGGGTCAGAAGTCACACAGGTGAAAAAGCTTACATGGAATATTCTTAATGCATAGGAAAGAACTTGATAACTTCTTTCAGTGGCATTCATCAAATGGAAAACCTTGATTTTGACAAAGCTGATAGTATTGGTTATATATTTACATGGTACCTTATAGTT includes these proteins:
- the ZIM2 gene encoding zinc finger imprinted 2 is translated as MMHVTEVLDILRNPHIFHLHDQEENPETIHRRNLEAENISHKIFKYFQYLSMTGPHQAVSQIQKLYWQWLQPETHTKEQIIDQLVLEQFLTTLPEEILAWVRSKQPKNSKEAGTLVEIFIQAHGENGFLAQDSDLAEKKNTTILESVPPTGSQELVTFQDVFVDFSPEEMSYLTAAQRKLHREVTLENYRNLVSFGYQFAKPYIISCLEEEESCTIEEGSNAVIEEESHAVEEGSSTVRYQGYEKKPETKELIPEQNLTIEQSSLAEVENPAVGNFLHECLEESSIDDPSELHQHRQKKILIPITMSDPKIPQERSQSSDEFERSCNRIEQSEDLLEKNPQECTTLGMCTRPQTVNRPTCDLCKRTFTTRGALVRHEQIHTGKKPYECKQCGEAFYLMPHLIRHQRTHFGRKRSQCSESRKSLIQHGNACGQVRIHSQEDFYECFQCGKAFIQNVHLFQHLKAHEAAKPVPSEFPCNKTYLIRYQRKHDYVGKRACQCCHCGKAFSQISHLIQHYRIHAQEKPYQCQLCGKCFSLPSYLTQHYQLHFQEKPSEWNDC